The nucleotide window GGTGGCGGCCTCGGTTGAGGAGGCGCATATTGCTGCTGCAGTGGTGGAGCCCGGTACTGTTGCTGTggtagttatattatatatagtatttagttTTGGTAGTTTAACAGATTGGTTAGAAAATTTATCATTATcaggcaaaaaaaaaatcattacctGCATCTGCTGAACAGCAGCTGCAGCTGCGACATGCAGCTGAGACGAGAGGAACTGTGAACTGAAAGCGCTAGACTGTGCTGGCTGCGTGAATTGCAGCGGATAGTTGGGCGCAGGAGCTGTGGGCGGCTGGTAGGGCGAGTAGTACGAAGATGCCGGAGGTGCAGGCCGCGGCAAAAGGCCGGGTAGTGAGTACGGTGCCTCACCCACCGGGCCTGAATAACCCAGGTATTGTTGTTGGAACGTGTTCACGCCACCTACGCCACCAACTCCACCAACACCGCCGCCTTTGCTGCctgattattttatgataattaataacttaAGACTTTTTAAAGCCATtatgtcaattaaattattactcgTATTAATTGCTttgacaatattaatttttattaatcatcatTTACACATTTTACGCACCAATGGCACCGATTTGTTGAGACGAGGGTTTAACAGTAGCAGACATAAGTGAATTCGAAGTACTTGAAATTAAAACTGTGCTAGGGCTGTTTCCCAATTGTCCTGACTGTCCATAGGCTGCACCACCTCCAGCTGCAGCTGCCTATAAATAATATccacatttacatatttattgaaatttaaaagtttcaGATAAGAAGAAtgttaacaacatttttaatcaattaatgttTCTAGTAACAGTAATGTTTTCAATAACaaggaaatatttttctatcggaacagaacaatattaaatctttatataatccTTCATAAGAATGTAATTACCATAaaggattatataataattacatgcaatagatcattatataaaacaacttgCCATAGAAAACTCACCATGCGGTATTGACTTGGAAGGCTCTGGAACATATCTGGAGGTTGATAATTATATGGGGTGGCTGAACCAGCACCATATGGAGTTCCAGGAAATCCACCAAATTGACCGCGAGTCTGATCCAAAAAGGCACCATATAGGCCTCCTTGTTGTTGTAGTTGTTGAGACGATCCTAATATTTGTTgtgatgaattatataaaacagctGGAGGTGAAGGAACTGAAAGACCACCATAACCTCCTTGATAGCTAACATGATTGTAATGCTGAGGTGGAGGCGATTGCAATTGTTGGGTGGGCTTTACTTTACATACATTAGGAGGAGCACCAGTTTCAGTATTATTCTCTTCAAAACCAGCAAATTGTAGCTCCTCGGTACCTTCTGCCACTGCAGGCATTTCCCAAACTTTTTTAACACTAGCAATCTTTAAGTTAAGATCTGCTGCTAATGGTGAAATGGTATTAGAAGTACTCATGTGCACACCACGTGGTAATCCAAGAGTTTTTGCCGCCTTATCCTCTGTTAGCTGACCAAGATCTGAATCAAAGGCAAAATCAAGTTTCATATCTGACGAATCTTCAGCCTTTTGGGATGTATCAAAAGACATCTGTAATCCTAATGAACCTTCTGCCTCCGATACCGGCCGTCCAGATTCAGCCATAAGCTCTTGAATGGATCTCGTGCGCGATCTAACGTCTCCATTAAACGGCAAAGGTCTGGATTCAATTTCTGTCACAACTTCTTCCCCTTGGGGTTTGGCAGTGGCCGCACTGGgttgatatttttgtttcaagGCTTCTGCTGGAGGAGCAGTCTTATAATTTGTATTCTCAAATATAATAGTTTCTACAGGAGGTGTGCTTCCATCTAGAACACCTGTTTTATCAGAAACAACAGCGCATGGTGCCACTGAAGACTTATTATCTATTGCGACATCGCCAGGTGTACTTCGCTGACTCGATTGGCATGATTTATTATCCACGACTTCTGGTGGCTCCTCAACATTACCGCGTAGAGTTTGCGAAATTGGTTTATCCCATGCATTCACTGGTGGAGGTGGTGGAGCGGCGCCGGTGTCTGGACCGAAGGTTGAAAGGCCcatttgttgtttttgtctttgtttaacAAATCGCGGAGCTAAGTTAGCTTGTCGAGGTCGATCGTATTGAGTGCCTGATTTGGCAGTTACTGGAGCCGATCCTCGTGAATTTGATTTATCATTGGAACTTCTTGAAGTGGAACCATTCCGACCACCGCCCTGATTAGAGCGAGATCTAGGTTGTTTTTCATCTTTACCATTAGAACCTCTAGATtcctttgaattttttttattacggaCTTCTTGGAAACCATCATCAACAGTTTCATTAGTAGTTGATATCTTAAGATCACTAATAGCCTCTGTTATTTCAGTATTCTTATTCTCTCCTTCCTTTTTAGCTGCCTGTTGGCCACGGCTATTGTTTTGACGATTAATAGAATTCTGATTACGATTACCTATTTGTCCCTTTTGTGATTGAGCAGATTGTCTTCCCCCATTTGGACGACGATGCATACCAGTACCACCGCTTTCGGAATGTTCTGACGTAGTTTCCCAATTCTCATCTTCGCCACTCATTGGGCCACCCATGGCTTTTGAACGACGATCACGTACTTTTGCAACAGATGAACTAGTACGGTTCTTGGGATTAGTCTTTTCTTTATCATCAAAGAGATTATCTTTCATATCCTCATTATCTTTTACTGCTCTATTAGCTTGACTGAAAGGACTCTTTGTATTAGGTGGTCCATAGCCAGTTACACGTTTAGCAGGTGCTGGCGGCCTATTAGTACCTTGAAAACCACCTCTACCTCGACGAGATGGCTGTCCACGTGGTGCAAATGGCTCTCTATTTTCTAATCCATCAGATATTTGTGGACTTTGTTCATTAGCGAGATGATTTGTGTCATCTGGTCTGTCTTGTTTTTTAGGACCACGTGGACTACGCGGAGCTCTTCGTCGCTCTTTACGTTCTACATTATTCCCGTCTGTGGAACCATCAGATTCACTTGCTCTGTTATTTGAACGGGAACTTCGATGTGAACGTCGTCCTCGAGATTCCCTTGATCCCCCCCAGCCCCGATTATAAACATATCCACTACTACCAAATCCTCTGCCTTTCTTTTCAGAACCAGAACCGCTAGATTTTCTTTCGACGGGCTCCTTTATCggtattttattcaaaagttCGTTGTTATATTGCTCGTTCTTTTTATCGTCTAATTGACGCTTTTGATTATCTTGAATATTTTCGTTAGAATTTGAATCCATTAATTTATTTCCGATTATACCAGATGGGTCAATGCTTGATTTCGATGCTATTGATTCTGTCTCCGAAACATCTTTTTCTGATTTTTGACCAGGAATTGATGATTTGACAACACTAGTTAGAGATAATTGCTCCGGCAAAGATTGCTTGTGTGTTTGTATGGTACTAGATATATTTTCTCCAGAATTATTTGGTTTGGAAGGAGTTTGGTTTGAAGAAGACTTAGAAATAGTATGAGAATCAGTAAATATAGAGGGTTGAGATAGATTAGCTGAAGAAATAGGAATTAcagtttgaatatttatttgtgtatttactGTGTGTGTTTGTTGAATTTGAGGAGATACAACTTGTGTGCTAGACATGTgactattattataactattagtTTGATTTTGAGTGGTGAGATTTGAGTTAATAAGactattagaattatttatgttttgttgcGGTGTTATTATTACATCCACAATTTCAGTACTTGGAGAATCAATCTTGCAGTCATTTTGTTTGAATGTGCCATCTTTATCCAATGGTTTTCCAGCTATTAAGTTACTTTGTTCTTCTTGTGCAACATCAGCCCATGACGCTTTGCTAAAATCTTTTTCAAATGTTTCATTTTGTGGTGAATTTGACGATGGTGTAGTTCTTCTCTCAGGAGTAGGTTGCATTGTTGAGTCTACTGAAGCAAATGGTTCCGCTAATCCACTgctttttctttcaaaaactTCTGTTAGTTTATCAGCAGCAGTCCTACTGCAGTGTTCCATAGTTGTATCTATTGATTTTCTGTCAGAATCATTTCTTCTGtctttataatcattaaaatctTTGTAGGAATCTTTTGAATTAGATCTATCTAATTCGCGGCCAGATCTATCATAATCTTGCATTTCAGACCTCCATTGAGGGCCCGGCCCATCCTTATCCCTTCGTATTTCATCTTCACGATCAGAATAAtctctgtaaataaaaaaaaatattgggcattattatgattaatatttatcgaAAGTAACAAGAATTGTATTTTAGTAAGTTACCTAGAATACGAACGACGGCCATTGTGCGATGTGTGTCTAGGAGCATTGTACGGCTGTGGTTCTTGGCGTCTCTGTGCTGGTTTTCCAGTAAATGCCCAAGCTTTGTGTTGATCCTCCTCCTTGTGCTGTCTGCTTTGTTGCTGTCTTAAAAAACGAGGAGGCATATTTGCCTGAAAAGTTTTCGAAAAAGGCGCATTTGACTGGTCGCGTTCACGGTCGCGGTCTCGATCACGATCACGCTCACGATCACGCTCACGCTCGCGATCACGATCACGCTCACGATCTCGTGCGTATTCTCTATCCCTGTCTCTAAAGTCACGGTCCCGATCGACTCGATCCCTGTCATTACGTTCTCTTTCTCTGTCATATCTATCACGGTCAATGCGATTATCATTACGATCGCGATTGTCGTTACGATCCCGATCTCGTAAATCTCTTTCTTTATCACCATCCGAACGATCCCTGTTTTCTAATCTTGCTCTATCTTTATTATCCCCTAGCCTGTCACGATCACGATCCCTTTCACGATCAAACCGATCACGATTATCAACCCGATCACGGTCTCTATCTAATCGATCTTTGTCCCTGCAGTCTCGTTCACGTAAATCATTACGGTCTTTATCCTTGATGTCAGACCGATCTTTATCTCTGTTATCAGCTCTATCCTTCTCCCTGACTTCTAAGTCTTTATCTCTAATGTCATTACGATCTCGGTCGCTCCTGTCTCCTTTGTCACGAATATCCTTCGATGATTGTTGAGTCCCTTGTGGGTCGCGCATTTGGCGCCTCTGTTCTTCTTCTTTACGTTGGCGTGCACGAGCTACTGCTTGAGCAACTTCATTACTCTGTTTTTGTCTACGCTCCGCCCATAGCTGGTCTTCATCACCAGGATCCTGCATTTTGTTATCCATGCATTCATGGTCAATACTGGTTCGGGTATTAGATTTGTTGTTGACTTTCGTGGCTGGAGTTGATGACTCACCATCAGAGAAATCCAGTTTTTgactaaaaagaaaataagttgTTGCtttaaatcctttttttttcttcataaataatgataaaattatttaaatcacaataaaaaaatatgagctTGATCTCAAAACAAACAAAGCAATATAATTGAACTTACTCATAGTCGATATCATCATGCTGTGCCCATCCTGCATCACGAGAGATGTCGTCAAGCGAAGATATTTGTTCCTCGCGTAGAATTGGGCGCGCTGTTAGAACCTCAACGGCTCGTGGTGTAGCAGGCGGTCGCGGCGTTTGTCTAGAGCCTACCATGTTACTATTATTAGAGTTACTGCTCCCGCCGCTGCCACTATTGTTCCTATTATCACGTAGTGAGCTTAATGTTCCCAAGCCTATTCCAGTGCCACTGCTACCTTTCATCAGCtgtgtaaaaaattaacattattaggGAACACTTTAATCTTCAATGTacttaacaacaaataaaaacgcACGAAAGATGGTAGAATGGCACGGTAAGCGGGTGTTTGCTGTGTAGCAGGCGTGGAGGCGGGCGCGGCGCCGGGAGACGATGTAGTTTCTTGCCGCACGCCGGCCGTGCCACCGCACGTCCAACTGCCTTCCGCTAataagtaatgttttttatatgttagagtaaattaattacaattaatgattTAGGAATTCTATcactaatgtttttattattataaactgttTTTCTTATGATGGAaccaatttaagaaaaatagatGAATTTGTAATCATTATACTAACTTTGTGGTCTTAGTTGTGGCTGTAGTATAGAATGATCTGTAGAACGGTGTGAGGGTTGAGCGGCAGCCTCTAATGAGGGGAACTCTGTGCGGAAGTGTGGTGATGAAGGTGGTGGGAGAGGTACCCATCCCCCAGATGCTGTGCCCGCAACAACACCGCTGCTCGAGGATGtagtctaaaaataataaaagacaaacattgtaaatatgtacatagtaAAAAATAGGAAGtactaaaaaaattttatttgaaaaactgTGTTTTAGTCTGGCTAAACATTTcggacaaatttattaaatgtaaggaTTAgctaatataacattaaatagtgcagttaatatataattggtaaaaatactaaattaaaactaatacatataaaaaatattatctagtaACAAAGATGAAACTATTTCAGATTATCACCATCTCAAAATTGAAGCAACCTGAGTGCATTCCTTAAAATACCCATGTATTTCTAGTGGTAACTTGAATTAAtaaaaggtgtttttttttaaatctgaaataatataggtatgtaaaataaaacttactattGTCTGAGAGGTGCATGATGCTTGAGTAGTTACTGTTGCAGTTATTGTAGATACAGaactgaaaatttaaaatgttatataagaaTCCCAGTTAAAGAAGTACCGCACTAgcaaagattatataaaaactcactTTGCGTTAGGATCTTGACCAGTTTCAGTTTTCAAAGAAGGAAGATTGGCTGGTGGGCGCCTCGCTGAAGGAACTTTTCCAAGACTTTGCATTCCATGTTTACGGCTAAGTTGAGATTTTACTGAGGACGGTTCTAAATTttcattctaaaaataatattatgtaaatttcattaattatattatacaataatattaattatatgaatttactttaaattgaatACAGATAGATAAAAAATCATACTAAGTTATTGTATTGCATAAgtataacaaagaaaatttcagtatataaaaactttcattatatAAGTCACACAGTCAAGcctataactatttaatttatagttaaaatagtaaattatagaaataaaccttcacttcaatttataaattaactagAATGTATTAGTCTAGACAAGGTTATTTATCAGTTCATTGACCTCACATTCAGCAAACAATGAATTAtcatttttctgtataaatataaataatactaaatacatttggtaaaaaaaataaaatttcaaaggaATTTCAACAGCcgactattatattttaaaggttatAAAAAATTTGGGTATCAATAATTATTGCAATTCTTAACATATTGAAtgattacatatatttcaagccttaaaaaataatgtaaataacattcttttaaaacattatgtattgcatgtaaaaattaaaagttatactAGATTATcgttgtttaattttgtttattttgtaaagaaaatatttagtataaaatactaataagatactttataaaattgaaCAGCAATATATACCCTGTTGGCGCAGTACAAACTATTGATGTCCAATTTCTGATATTTTTGCTTGCCGGACGTCGGCTTGCTCTGCGCCGTAGTGCCTCCGCCGCCCGGCGTCGAGAGTGCAGACATGCTGCGATGTACACACCATCAGGAGTTCACCCTCGCACCGACCACCAACTGCAACCAGTAGTCGACGCGATACTCACTTATTCAAGCGTAAAGAATCTCACCAATCTACACTAATAATCACAAAGATTTGTCCTTCAAAACtatatctttgttttatattttggcAATTGGTATTGTTTTAATACTTCACTAAACGGTTTTAATGTTAACAGTGAATATACAACACTGTAAAGTTAATTGCCCTCGACAATATAACAGAACACTTTCACAACACTGATGGTGGAACAAATTCGAGCCCAGCCCTCAGAAGTATATTGACGTGTTACATCCGTAGGCAGAGCAGACGCTGGATCGATGTctcttaatttacttttataaaatattgcactTTCATAACTGTTCACCCTTTACATGAAGTAGCTATTTACTCGAAAATAACGGTACTACAAAATACAAGCTAAAGAACGGTAAATaacaaagtaaatttaatagCTTTGAGAACTAACTAATCAAAAATACACTAGTACCTTGGTCCGTTAcacttgattatattttaataaaattatctaagcTCAATTGTTAATTTACAATAGAAGATTACTTTAGATTTTTTCTATAATCTACACTACCAAAACTTATATCACTTTATTTTAAGATGGCGTCTCCAAAAGACGATCTTCTATAAAATCAATAGCATGACGTCACAAAGACGCGACATAACGCACTCTGCAGGAAaacattagaaaatatttttagatgcgttcaaataaaaaaaaatccaattaatattaattttttaggaaaatatgctaactatatattttaatattaacttaaaacttctaaaaacatatatttttattaggaatTAAAATGCTTTGTGTaatgtgtaatattatattaagatgatACTACATTTACGATTACACGTCGCGTCTGCGATAATAAGATTATGCGTTgtcatttttgatttttatcgtTTTGGAGGatgagttaaaattattttcaagtaacatgataaatatttttgagcaCCTTCAAAAAGATACCGCAGTATGTGTGGCTTTCGTTAATATAATCTCTCATACGAGCAGAGGTAAGCACTAAGCACCGTcgctataactttttattattatgtactttatttactttataaaagtttgtatataaaacaactACCTTTATTGTTTaacgtaaattttaatattgtaaaattattacgtaagtcccataaataaaaatatgtatttaaatagtttgattattgaaaattatagattaatattatgtagTGTTCCAACGGTACAAAATTTGTatctatcatttttttttttcaaataatatttagaatataattatttagaaatgaGTTAAAAGATGTTTTACATCTCTTACTACTCGTGGGCTTTTATCAGACGATGCAGATGTTGCAAAAGAAGAGGCGTGGAAGAAAGCTTCCGTGGTCGTGACATTTTTGCAAAAACGGTTGCAAATAAACACTAA belongs to Nymphalis io chromosome 2, ilAglIoxx1.1, whole genome shotgun sequence and includes:
- the LOC126779392 gene encoding uncharacterized protein LOC126779392, which encodes MSALSTPGGGGTTAQSKPTSGKQKYQKLDINSLYCANRNENLEPSSVKSQLSRKHGMQSLGKVPSARRPPANLPSLKTETGQDPNANSVSTITATVTTQASCTSQTITTSSSSGVVAGTASGGWVPLPPPSSPHFRTEFPSLEAAAQPSHRSTDHSILQPQLRPQTEGSWTCGGTAGVRQETTSSPGAAPASTPATQQTPAYRAILPSFLMKGSSGTGIGLGTLSSLRDNRNNSGSGGSSNSNNSNMVGSRQTPRPPATPRAVEVLTARPILREEQISSLDDISRDAGWAQHDDIDYDQKLDFSDGESSTPATKVNNKSNTRTSIDHECMDNKMQDPGDEDQLWAERRQKQSNEVAQAVARARQRKEEEQRRQMRDPQGTQQSSKDIRDKGDRSDRDRNDIRDKDLEVREKDRADNRDKDRSDIKDKDRNDLRERDCRDKDRLDRDRDRVDNRDRFDRERDRDRDRLGDNKDRARLENRDRSDGDKERDLRDRDRNDNRDRNDNRIDRDRYDRERERNDRDRVDRDRDFRDRDREYARDRERDRDRERERDRERDRDRDRDRERDQSNAPFSKTFQANMPPRFLRQQQSRQHKEEDQHKAWAFTGKPAQRRQEPQPYNAPRHTSHNGRRSYSRDYSDREDEIRRDKDGPGPQWRSEMQDYDRSGRELDRSNSKDSYKDFNDYKDRRNDSDRKSIDTTMEHCSRTAADKLTEVFERKSSGLAEPFASVDSTMQPTPERRTTPSSNSPQNETFEKDFSKASWADVAQEEQSNLIAGKPLDKDGTFKQNDCKIDSPSTEIVDVIITPQQNINNSNSLINSNLTTQNQTNSYNNSHMSSTQVVSPQIQQTHTVNTQINIQTVIPISSANLSQPSIFTDSHTISKSSSNQTPSKPNNSGENISSTIQTHKQSLPEQLSLTSVVKSSIPGQKSEKDVSETESIASKSSIDPSGIIGNKLMDSNSNENIQDNQKRQLDDKKNEQYNNELLNKIPIKEPVERKSSGSGSEKKGRGFGSSGYVYNRGWGGSRESRGRRSHRSSRSNNRASESDGSTDGNNVERKERRRAPRSPRGPKKQDRPDDTNHLANEQSPQISDGLENREPFAPRGQPSRRGRGGFQGTNRPPAPAKRVTGYGPPNTKSPFSQANRAVKDNEDMKDNLFDDKEKTNPKNRTSSSVAKVRDRRSKAMGGPMSGEDENWETTSEHSESGGTGMHRRPNGGRQSAQSQKGQIGNRNQNSINRQNNSRGQQAAKKEGENKNTEITEAISDLKISTTNETVDDGFQEVRNKKNSKESRGSNGKDEKQPRSRSNQGGGRNGSTSRSSNDKSNSRGSAPVTAKSGTQYDRPRQANLAPRFVKQRQKQQMGLSTFGPDTGAAPPPPPVNAWDKPISQTLRGNVEEPPEVVDNKSCQSSQRSTPGDVAIDNKSSVAPCAVVSDKTGVLDGSTPPVETIIFENTNYKTAPPAEALKQKYQPSAATAKPQGEEVVTEIESRPLPFNGDVRSRTRSIQELMAESGRPVSEAEGSLGLQMSFDTSQKAEDSSDMKLDFAFDSDLGQLTEDKAAKTLGLPRGVHMSTSNTISPLAADLNLKIASVKKVWEMPAVAEGTEELQFAGFEENNTETGAPPNVCKVKPTQQLQSPPPQHYNHVSYQGGYGGLSVPSPPAVLYNSSQQILGSSQQLQQQGGLYGAFLDQTRGQFGGFPGTPYGAGSATPYNYQPPDMFQSLPSQYRMAAAAGGGAAYGQSGQLGNSPSTVLISSTSNSLMSATVKPSSQQIGAIGSKGGGVGGVGGVGGVNTFQQQYLGYSGPVGEAPYSLPGLLPRPAPPASSYYSPYQPPTAPAPNYPLQFTQPAQSSAFSSQFLSSQLHVAAAAAVQQMQQQYRAPPLQQQYAPPQPRPPPQQQLKSPLHEHANGFAPLCDSASPTPKGASKPQKPPHSPPQHKYHAPPPHQQHPAHPPPAHTPHQHHQQHQQHQQQLVGGGNNGRSGNITGGGNGNGMNRGMVGQRYPAPIQRPHAPAMPMYRAPPAPRTHNTPRPNLYYHHHQRNGGNGPERVTEVGEVAPNVEETGDNAPAGEAPPPAEVKAE